A stretch of the Osmerus mordax isolate fOsmMor3 chromosome 12, fOsmMor3.pri, whole genome shotgun sequence genome encodes the following:
- the thg1l gene encoding probable tRNA(His) guanylyltransferase isoform X2 — protein MAKSKFEYVRIFETDDKCLRNCYIVVRLDGRNFHKFAEQHNFAKPNDDRALGLMTRSARSVMEELEDIVLAYGQSDEFSFVFKRTSNWFKRRASKLMTHVASQFSSSYVFYWKDHFGEEPLLYPPGFDGRVVLYPSNRNLRDYVSWRQADCHINNLYNTVFWTLVQRGGLTTVQAEGRLKGTLAADKNEILFSEFDINYNKEPLVHRKGTALIWEKHEETVTKQVKLPNEEEEKEVQVVRLRRSVHAHHCDLIGEEFWEEHPDILEDDGC, from the exons ATGGCCAAGAGCAAGTTTGAGTACGTTCGCATCTTTGAAACAGATGACAAGTGTTTGCGAAACTGCTACATTGTTGTACGACTGGATGGACGCAACTTCCACAA GTTTGCGGAACAGCACAACTTCGCCAAGCCCAATGACGACAGAGCGCTGGGCCTGATGACACGCAGCGCTCGATCAgtcatggaggagctggaggacataGTTCTGGCCTACGGACAGAGCGATGAGTTCAGCTTCGTCTTCAAGAGGACCTCCAACTGGTTCAAGAGGAGAGCCAG TAAGCTGATGACCCATGTGGCGTCCCAGTTCTCCTCCTCGTATGTGTTTTACTGGAAGGACCACTTCGGGGAAGagcccctcctctacccccccggCTTCGATGGCAGGGTGGTCCTGTATCCTAGCAACCGTAACCTGAGAGACTATGTGAGCTGGAGGCAAGCCGACT GTCACATCAACAACTTGTACAACACAGTGTTCTGGACCTTGGTTCAGAGGGGCGGGCTCACAACAGTCCAAGCAGAGGGGCGCTTAAAG GGAACGCTGGCTGCAGATAAGAACGAGATCCTGTTCTCCGAGTTTGACATCAACTACAACAAAGAGCCTCTGGTGCACCGGAAGGGCACAGCGCTCATCTGGGagaag cacgAGGAGACCGTCACCAAACAGGTGAAGCTTcccaacgaggaggaggagaaggaggtgcagGTGGTCCGCCTCCGGAGGAGTGTCCACGCCCACCACTGTGACCTCATAGGGGAGGAGTTCTGGGAGGAGCACCCTGACATCCTGGAGGACGACGGCTGCTGA
- the thg1l gene encoding probable tRNA(His) guanylyltransferase isoform X1, giving the protein MLTLVTHRLNGYVNPCVLSSVARFCTSRARMAKSKFEYVRIFETDDKCLRNCYIVVRLDGRNFHKFAEQHNFAKPNDDRALGLMTRSARSVMEELEDIVLAYGQSDEFSFVFKRTSNWFKRRASKLMTHVASQFSSSYVFYWKDHFGEEPLLYPPGFDGRVVLYPSNRNLRDYVSWRQADCHINNLYNTVFWTLVQRGGLTTVQAEGRLKGTLAADKNEILFSEFDINYNKEPLVHRKGTALIWEKHEETVTKQVKLPNEEEEKEVQVVRLRRSVHAHHCDLIGEEFWEEHPDILEDDGC; this is encoded by the exons ATGCTAACTCTGGTCACGCACAGACTTAATGGATACGTAAATCCTTGCGTCCTGTCGTCCGTGGCACGATTCTGTACCAGCCGTGCCAGAATGGCCAAGAGCAAGTTTGAGTACGTTCGCATCTTTGAAACAGATGACAAGTGTTTGCGAAACTGCTACATTGTTGTACGACTGGATGGACGCAACTTCCACAA GTTTGCGGAACAGCACAACTTCGCCAAGCCCAATGACGACAGAGCGCTGGGCCTGATGACACGCAGCGCTCGATCAgtcatggaggagctggaggacataGTTCTGGCCTACGGACAGAGCGATGAGTTCAGCTTCGTCTTCAAGAGGACCTCCAACTGGTTCAAGAGGAGAGCCAG TAAGCTGATGACCCATGTGGCGTCCCAGTTCTCCTCCTCGTATGTGTTTTACTGGAAGGACCACTTCGGGGAAGagcccctcctctacccccccggCTTCGATGGCAGGGTGGTCCTGTATCCTAGCAACCGTAACCTGAGAGACTATGTGAGCTGGAGGCAAGCCGACT GTCACATCAACAACTTGTACAACACAGTGTTCTGGACCTTGGTTCAGAGGGGCGGGCTCACAACAGTCCAAGCAGAGGGGCGCTTAAAG GGAACGCTGGCTGCAGATAAGAACGAGATCCTGTTCTCCGAGTTTGACATCAACTACAACAAAGAGCCTCTGGTGCACCGGAAGGGCACAGCGCTCATCTGGGagaag cacgAGGAGACCGTCACCAAACAGGTGAAGCTTcccaacgaggaggaggagaaggaggtgcagGTGGTCCGCCTCCGGAGGAGTGTCCACGCCCACCACTGTGACCTCATAGGGGAGGAGTTCTGGGAGGAGCACCCTGACATCCTGGAGGACGACGGCTGCTGA
- the lsm11 gene encoding U7 snRNA-associated Sm-like protein LSm11, with product MEERERREESYPESDSKDKSQPDSSTPQGTQNDSSTNRDSKEDDFGADEDVGAKLDVSSDKFDPLLALYSPTVTLPFPNIKCFNNIAEYESFLKGGRGRAKPENVEKKRRKASKGVADPERIERLRKLMVHNVPEGDEGTSQTQRSRRHQRAAKNVLTRMPLHKGSPLGQLHRCVEERIRVKVHIRTFKGLRGVCSGFIVAFDKFWNMAMVDVDEMYRETLLGEAFYHEKALTVTRLMEKLKIQESPEGGERKHTGKGKPRALQAQPQPQPQPQPQPQPPTECQAGQKSASQPYGKVHTRHINQLFIRGENVLVVNLQPC from the exons atggaggagagggaacgaAGAGAGGAGAGTTATCCGGAATCAGACAGTAAAGACAAATCCCAGCCGGATTCTAGCACTCCACAAGGAACTCAAAATGATTCGAGTACGAATCGGGATAGTAAAGAAGACGACTTTGGTGCTGACGAGGACGTCGGTGCTAAATTGGACGTGAGCTCAGATAAGTTTGATCCACTTCTGGCCTTGTACTCGCCAACAGTGACTCTTCCTTTTCCTAACATCAAGTGCTTCAACAACATAGCCGAGTATGAGAGTTTCCTGAAGGGGGGACGGGGCAGAGCAAAGCCGGAGAATGTGGAGAAAAAGAGGCGTAAAGCCAGTAAGGGGGTGGCGGACCCCGAGCGCATTGAGAGACTGAGGAAACTCATGGTGCACAACGTTCCAGAAGGAGATGAAGGCACCAGTCAAACTCAGAGGTCTAGAAGGCACCAGAGGGCTGCTAAAAATGTCCTGACAAGGATGCCTC TACATAAAGGTAGCCCACTGGGACAGCTGCACCGCTGTGTCGAGGAGAGGATAAGGGTCAAAGTTCACATCAGAACATTCAAGGGTCTTCGAGGAGTGTGCTCCGGCTTCATAGTGGCTTTTGATAAGTTCTGGAACATG gCGATGGTGGATGTTGACGAGATGTACAGGGAGACTCTTCTAGGAGAGGCTTTCTACCATGAGAAGGCCCTCACCGTCACACGG CTGATGGAGAAGCTGAAAATCCAGGAGAGCCCagaagggggtgagaggaagCACACAGGCAAGGGCAAACCCAGAGCCctccaggcccagcctcagccccagcctcagccccagccccagccccaacccccaacCGAGTGCCAAGCGGGCCAGAAGAGTGCTTCCCAGCCCTACGGGAAGGTCCACACGCGCCACATCAACCAGCTCTTCATACGGGGGGAGAACGTGCTCGTGGTTAACCTGCAGCCTTGCTGA
- the clint1a gene encoding clathrin interactor 1a: MLNMWKVRELVDKATNVVMNYSETESKVREATNDDPWGPSGQLMGEISRCTFMYEQFPEVMNMLWQRMLRDNKKNWRRVYKSLLLLAHLIRNGSERVVTSTREHIFDLRSLESFHFVDENGKDQGVNVRQKVKEMVDLVQDDDRLREERKKAKKNKDKFIGVSSDSMGGYRSYTGDRYDSSSESRGKWEEDWDRSKGPFPFSEKLGEISDKIGSTIDDTINKFRKKDRDDSPDRLSDTEEERGRPSRNGQSGRSEFKDEEETVTTKSVHIVQATETTATRKRGGVPSKTVDLGAAAHYTGDKSPAGSTKQVQPAAAASSAGLDDLLMVDTGPSQPAAAAGLIDGFADFSSVPVSASLASGSAPSGTGEFGDWNAFPGGQMPPPSAQPLAPSGVDLFGAVTASPAPSPAPVAPSADLFDLMGPSQTQTLSASQSLNFSMSSSHSLSSTGMPHSVSQPLQPLQPLQGVGSQGPGAKAMLPSTWSDHSVNISLDFLSPGMQPPKPSQPTLNTLQQGVQPPVNMLSHGFAGMNLGSAAIRQPTPPMMHPGMGMGMGLAPNQGMMAMGMNMGVPQAGMGMPGPMGMGMPAMGMNPGMGMLPKQDAFADFGNFGK, from the exons ATGCTGAATATGTGGAAAGTTCGAGAATTGGTTGACAAAGC AACCAACGTGGTGATGAACTACTCGGAGACAGAGTCCAAGGTGAGGGAGGCCACCAACGACGACCCCTGGGGGCCCTCAGGACAGCTGATGGGGGAGATCTCCAG ATGCACCTTCATGTACGAGCAGTTCCCGGAGGTGATGAACATGCTGTGGCAGCGGATGCTGAGGGACAACAAGAAGAACTGGAGGAGAGTCTACAAG tctctgctgctgctggcccaCCTGATCAGGAACGGCTCCGAGAGAGTGGTCACCAGCACCAGGGAACACATCTTCGACCTCAGGTCTTTGGAGAGCTTCCACTTCGTAG aTGAGAATGGGAAGGACCAGGGGGTGAACGTGCGTCAGAAGGTGAAGGAGATGGTGGACCTGGTCCAGGACGACGACcgcctgagggaggagaggaagaaggccaAGAAGAACAAGGACAAGTTCATCGGCGTGTCGTCCGACAGCATGGGAGGCTACCGAAGCTACA CGGGGGACAGGTACGACTCGTCGAGCGAGAGCCGGGGGAAGTGGGAGGAGGACTGGGACCGCAGCAAGGGGCCCTTCCCCTTCAGCGAGAAGCTGGGAGAGATCAGCGACAAGATCGGCAGCACCATCGACGACACCATCAACAAGTTCCGGAAGAAGGACCGAGACGACTCCCCGGACAGGCTCAG TGAcaccgaggaggagagaggtcgcCCGTCTCGCAACGGCCAGTCAGGGAGGTCGGAGTTCAAAGACGAGGAGGAAACGGTCACCACCAAGAGTGTCCACATCGTCCAGGCGACAGAAACCACGGCGACACGGAAGAGAGGGGGCGTGCCCTCCAAAACGGTAGATTTGGGAGCTGCGGCCCACTACACAGGAGACAAGAGTCCAGCGGGCAGCAccaaacag GTCCAGCCTGCAGCAGCTGCCTCAAGCGCCGGTCTAGACGACCTGCTGATGGTCGACACAGGACCCAGCCAGCCTGCAGCAgccgcag GCCTCATAGATGGATTTGCTGACTTCTCCTCTGTTCCTGTTTCCGCCAGCCTTGCCTCAGGAtctg ccccgAGTGGGACCGGTGAATTTGGGGATTGGAACGCCTTCCCTGGAGGTCAGATGCCACCCCCCTCCGCCCAGCCTCTGGCCCCCAGCGGGGTGGACTTGTTTGGGGCCGTGACGGCCAGCCCGGCCCCCAGCCCGGCCCCTGTGGCCCCCTCGGCAGACCTGTTTGACCTGATGGGGCcgtcccagacccagaccctgtCAGCCTCCCAGAGCCTCAACTTCAGCATGAGCAGCTCCCACAGCCTGAGCAGCACTGGGATGCCTCACTCTGTgtcacag CCTCTGCAGCCTCTGCAGCCTCTGCAGGGTGTGGGTTCTCAGGGCCCCGGGGCCAAGGCCATGCTCCCGTCCACCTGGTCCGACCACTCGGTCAACATCAGCCTGGACTTCCTGTCCCCGGGCATGCAGCCCCCCAAGCCCAGCCAGCCCACCCTCAACACACTCCAGCAGG GTGTCCAGCCGCCTGTCAACATGCTCTCCCACGGATTCGCCGGCATGAACTTAGGCTCCGCAGCCATCAGGCAGCCGACGCCTCCCATGATGCACCCTGGCATGGGGATGGGCATGGGCCTGGCCCCCAACCAGGGCATGATGGCCATGGGCATGAACATGGGAGTGCCCCAGGCCGGCATGGGCATGCCGGGGCCGATGGGCATGGGGATGCCAGCCATGGGGATGAACCCGGGCATGGGGATGCTGCCCAAGCAGGACGCCTTCGCAGATTTCGGCAACTTTGGGAAGTGA